A portion of the Kribbella jejuensis genome contains these proteins:
- a CDS encoding MarP family serine protease, translating to MSKLDWALLIVTALVAISGYIEGFVLGACATVGLLVGAGLGVWGVPRVLDHFSPSVSVSFAALVLVVLLAAIGRTFGAMIGTRVRNRLSWKPIRFLDALGGAALAAASVLIVAWVLGVAVSGARIPSVTSAVRGSQVLAKVDQVLPASADRALQSFNDVVNTDLFPRFLDPFVPERIRETQPPDSAIARQQPVREAYSRIAKVTGIANCSRGLEGSGFLYAPQRVMTNAHVVAGVSSPQVELNGKKYDAKVVVFDPETDIAVLYLPKLNDPNLKPLTFDLTGTADASAVVLGYPENGPFDAEPARIRSEERLRGPDIYGDRTVTRDAFSIWASVRPGNSGGPLLSAKGTVYGVVFAASVEDNRTGYVLTAQQVSTDARTGTTATQDVSTQSCT from the coding sequence GTGAGCAAGCTCGACTGGGCGTTGCTGATCGTGACCGCGCTGGTGGCGATCTCGGGGTACATCGAGGGCTTCGTGCTGGGCGCGTGCGCCACCGTCGGTCTGCTCGTCGGCGCCGGGCTCGGCGTCTGGGGTGTGCCGAGGGTGCTGGACCACTTCTCCCCGAGCGTTTCGGTGTCGTTCGCCGCCCTCGTGCTCGTCGTACTGCTGGCCGCGATCGGGCGAACCTTCGGGGCCATGATCGGCACCAGGGTGCGCAACCGGCTGTCCTGGAAGCCGATCCGGTTCCTGGACGCGCTCGGCGGTGCCGCGCTGGCGGCCGCGTCGGTGCTGATCGTCGCGTGGGTGCTCGGCGTCGCGGTGAGCGGGGCGCGGATCCCGAGCGTGACGTCGGCCGTCCGCGGTTCGCAGGTCCTCGCGAAGGTCGACCAAGTACTGCCCGCCAGCGCGGACCGGGCGCTGCAGTCGTTCAACGACGTGGTGAACACCGACCTGTTCCCGCGCTTCCTCGACCCGTTCGTCCCGGAGCGGATCCGCGAGACGCAGCCGCCCGACAGCGCGATCGCGCGGCAGCAGCCGGTCCGGGAGGCGTACTCGCGGATCGCGAAGGTGACCGGTATCGCGAACTGTTCCCGCGGTCTCGAGGGCAGCGGCTTCCTGTACGCCCCGCAGCGCGTGATGACGAACGCGCACGTCGTCGCCGGCGTGAGTTCGCCCCAGGTCGAGCTGAACGGGAAGAAGTACGACGCGAAGGTCGTCGTGTTCGACCCGGAGACCGATATCGCGGTGCTCTACCTGCCGAAGCTCAACGACCCGAACCTCAAGCCGCTGACGTTCGACCTGACCGGTACGGCGGACGCATCCGCGGTCGTGCTCGGCTACCCGGAGAACGGTCCGTTCGACGCGGAACCGGCCCGGATCCGCTCCGAGGAACGGCTCCGCGGCCCGGACATCTACGGCGACCGGACGGTCACCCGCGACGCGTTCTCGATCTGGGCCTCGGTCCGCCCCGGCAACTCCGGCGGCCCGCTGCTGTCCGCGAAGGGCACGGTGTACGGCGTGGTCTTCGCCGCCTCCGTCGAGGACAACCGCACCGGCTACGTCCTCACCGCCCAGCAGGTCTCCACCGACGCCCGCACCGGCACGACCGCCACCCAAGACGTCTCCACCCAATCCTGTACCTGA
- a CDS encoding SigE family RNA polymerase sigma factor: MTSLDDVVRSTERRLLRLGLMLSGSVHNAEDLVQSVLARAHRQWDRIGGLDHPEAYLRTMVVNEYLGWRRLLKNREVPLAEPLEPATYDDHGIRQAQRDATWRLLARLPRKQRAVLVLRYYEDLTDPDIAEILGVSPATVRSNAARALATLRDNLSAEEAH; encoded by the coding sequence GTGACTTCGCTGGACGATGTGGTGCGCTCGACGGAGCGGCGGCTGCTGCGCCTCGGTCTGATGTTGTCCGGCAGCGTGCACAACGCCGAGGACCTGGTGCAGTCCGTGCTGGCGCGGGCGCATCGGCAGTGGGACCGGATCGGCGGCCTCGACCATCCCGAGGCGTACCTGCGGACCATGGTCGTCAACGAGTACCTCGGCTGGCGCCGCCTGCTGAAGAACCGCGAGGTACCGCTCGCTGAGCCGTTGGAGCCTGCGACGTACGACGACCACGGCATCCGGCAGGCCCAGCGTGACGCGACCTGGCGACTGCTGGCCCGGCTGCCGCGCAAGCAGCGCGCGGTGCTGGTCCTGCGGTACTACGAGGATCTCACGGACCCCGACATCGCCGAGATCCTCGGCGTCAGCCCGGCCACCGTCCGCTCGAACGCCGCCCGCGCGCTGGCGACCCTGCGCGACAACCTGTCCGCCGAGGAGGCGCACTGA
- a CDS encoding alpha/beta fold hydrolase: MSPAGVVDLLVDGPWSHSLVAANGARFHVAESGAADDPLVLFLHGFPEFWWAWRYQLPVVAAAGYRAVAMDLRGYGASDKTPRGYDPYTAAADVSGVIRSLGAADAVVVGHGWGGFIGWSAAVLAPRQVRALAAVSAPHPLLLTRSGQRKAVARTAWFQLPILPERRLLAHDGIHIERLLREWAAPGGTFPDAEVSRRYRAALQVWPAPHCALEYHRWFARSRLRPDGRKYSTRMRTPVAVPVLQIQGAQDSAVAPTAITPPQFVAAPLQHELIRTAGHFPHEETPELFNRVLLDWLAATASTNASTTSP; the protein is encoded by the coding sequence CTGAGCCCGGCAGGAGTCGTCGACCTGCTGGTCGACGGCCCCTGGTCGCACTCACTGGTCGCGGCCAACGGGGCACGGTTCCACGTCGCCGAGTCCGGCGCGGCGGACGATCCACTTGTCCTGTTCCTGCACGGCTTCCCGGAGTTCTGGTGGGCCTGGCGGTACCAGTTGCCGGTGGTCGCGGCCGCCGGATACCGCGCGGTCGCGATGGACCTGCGCGGGTACGGCGCGAGCGACAAGACGCCGCGTGGTTACGACCCGTACACCGCGGCCGCCGACGTATCCGGCGTGATCCGGTCGCTCGGCGCGGCCGACGCCGTGGTGGTCGGCCACGGATGGGGCGGGTTCATCGGGTGGTCAGCCGCCGTACTGGCGCCACGTCAGGTGCGCGCGCTGGCTGCCGTCTCCGCGCCGCATCCATTGCTGCTCACCCGCTCCGGGCAGAGGAAGGCGGTGGCCCGGACCGCATGGTTCCAGTTGCCGATCCTTCCGGAGCGCCGGCTGCTGGCGCACGACGGCATACACATCGAACGTTTGCTGCGAGAGTGGGCCGCGCCGGGCGGTACGTTCCCGGACGCGGAGGTGTCGCGCCGGTACCGCGCGGCGCTGCAGGTCTGGCCGGCGCCGCACTGCGCGCTCGAGTACCACCGCTGGTTCGCCCGTTCACGGCTGCGACCGGACGGGCGCAAGTACTCGACCCGGATGCGTACGCCGGTCGCCGTACCGGTGCTACAGATCCAGGGCGCGCAGGATTCGGCCGTGGCACCGACCGCGATCACGCCGCCGCAGTTCGTGGCCGCGCCGCTCCAGCACGAACTCATCAGAACGGCCGGTCACTTCCCGCACGAGGAGACCCCGGAGCTGTTCAACCGGGTACTCCTCGACTGGCTGGCCGCTACCGCGTCCACGAACGCGTCGACAACGTCGCCGTGA
- a CDS encoding phage holin family protein — protein MSMNGDEPTVGQLVANVSKELSSLVRSEVELAKTELKKTAVAAGTGAGMFAGAGFLALLAVILLCISAAYGLVAAGLHPAIAFLIVAGAFLLIGAVLVLIGIRALKSAKGPTRTIETSKESVEVLKAIGKGHDDTTYALPETGVRR, from the coding sequence ATGTCGATGAATGGGGACGAGCCCACGGTCGGCCAACTGGTCGCGAACGTCAGCAAGGAACTGTCCAGCCTGGTCCGGAGCGAGGTCGAGCTCGCCAAGACCGAGCTGAAGAAGACCGCGGTCGCGGCCGGGACCGGAGCGGGGATGTTCGCGGGAGCCGGGTTCCTCGCGCTGCTCGCGGTCATCCTGCTGTGCATCTCCGCGGCGTACGGCTTGGTCGCGGCCGGCCTGCACCCGGCGATCGCGTTCCTGATCGTGGCCGGTGCGTTCCTGCTGATCGGCGCGGTCCTGGTCCTGATCGGGATCCGGGCGCTGAAGAGCGCGAAGGGCCCGACCCGGACGATCGAGACCTCGAAGGAGTCCGTCGAGGTGCTGAAGGCGATCGGCAAGGGCCACGACGACACCACGTACGCGCTGCCCGAGACGGGCGTACGGCGCTGA
- the nhaA gene encoding Na+/H+ antiporter NhaA, which yields MSQHPRIRQKKRAFPRVLGRERAFLADTLRAETTGGLLLLAATIVALAWANSPWQDAYHHLRDAQLGPLTVEGWASDGALTLFFYLAGVELKRELVVGSLSKLSEAVVPVVAAVSGMVLPAIIYVVTNLVAKDGNPHGWAVPTATDIAFALAVLAIVGSSLPSALRAFLLTLAVVDDFGAILIIAVFFSHGFHLLSLLAALVLIALWYVLQRRRVRTPFLYVPIAIGAWWFMHESGIHATIAGVALGLVTRVVADPGEKDAPAERIEHRLRPWSAGVAVPVFALFAAGVTLSSGAVREMLTDPVAIGVAAGLLFGKAIGVFGGSWLTARFTRAELNSDLAWRDVAAVAVLAGIGFTVALLIAQLAFGSDAAQIERAKAAVLVASVLAALLASLLLARRNRAYAD from the coding sequence ATGAGCCAGCACCCGCGGATCCGGCAGAAGAAGCGCGCGTTCCCCCGGGTCCTCGGGCGGGAACGCGCATTCCTCGCCGACACCCTGCGAGCCGAGACCACCGGCGGCCTGTTGTTGCTCGCGGCCACGATCGTCGCGCTGGCCTGGGCGAACTCGCCGTGGCAGGACGCGTACCACCACCTGCGGGACGCGCAACTCGGTCCACTGACCGTCGAGGGGTGGGCGTCGGACGGGGCACTGACACTGTTCTTCTACCTGGCCGGTGTCGAGCTCAAGCGTGAGCTCGTGGTCGGCTCGCTGTCGAAGCTCAGCGAGGCCGTCGTCCCGGTCGTCGCGGCAGTCTCCGGAATGGTGCTTCCGGCAATCATCTACGTGGTCACGAACCTGGTCGCGAAGGACGGCAACCCGCACGGCTGGGCGGTGCCGACCGCGACCGACATCGCGTTCGCGCTGGCCGTCCTCGCGATCGTCGGTTCCTCGCTGCCGAGTGCGCTGCGAGCGTTCCTGCTGACGCTCGCGGTGGTCGACGACTTCGGCGCGATCCTGATCATCGCGGTGTTCTTCTCGCACGGATTCCACCTGCTGTCGCTGCTCGCCGCGCTGGTCCTCATCGCACTCTGGTACGTCCTCCAGCGCCGCCGCGTCCGTACGCCGTTCCTCTATGTGCCGATCGCCATCGGCGCCTGGTGGTTCATGCACGAGTCCGGGATTCACGCGACCATCGCCGGGGTCGCGCTCGGACTGGTCACCCGGGTGGTCGCGGATCCGGGCGAGAAGGATGCGCCGGCCGAGCGGATCGAGCACCGGCTGCGGCCGTGGTCCGCGGGCGTCGCCGTACCGGTGTTCGCATTGTTCGCGGCGGGCGTCACGTTGAGCAGTGGCGCCGTCCGGGAGATGCTGACCGACCCGGTCGCGATCGGGGTGGCGGCCGGGCTGTTGTTCGGGAAGGCGATCGGAGTGTTCGGCGGGTCCTGGCTGACCGCACGCTTCACCCGGGCCGAGCTGAACTCGGACCTGGCCTGGCGCGACGTCGCCGCCGTCGCGGTGCTGGCCGGGATCGGATTCACCGTCGCGCTGCTGATCGCCCAGCTCGCTTTCGGGTCGGACGCGGCCCAGATCGAGCGCGCGAAGGCCGCCGTACTGGTCGCCTCGGTGCTCGCCGCACTGCTCGCGAGCCTGCTGCTGGCTCGCCGCAACCGCGCGTACGCCGATTGA
- a CDS encoding haloacid dehalogenase type II, giving the protein MIDVLVLDVNETLTDMEPLRDGFEAAGLPRHTLDEWFAAVLRDGFALTAVGAYAAFRDLAADLLTAHLVAAGLEPTEETVGNVLSGFTRLPLHTDVAPGLQKIHEAGIRIVTLTNGAAAMSENVFKNGGILSFLEHRLDVSVPQHWKPHPDAYRYAADVCGVPVERMALAAVHPWDIDGARRAGLQGYYIDRRKTPYPQAFREPDLTVPDFEALAVAISR; this is encoded by the coding sequence ATGATCGACGTACTGGTGCTCGACGTCAACGAGACCCTGACCGACATGGAGCCGTTGCGGGACGGTTTCGAGGCCGCCGGGCTCCCCAGGCACACACTCGACGAATGGTTCGCGGCGGTCCTCCGCGACGGTTTCGCACTGACGGCGGTCGGCGCGTACGCTGCTTTCCGTGACCTCGCCGCAGATCTCCTGACGGCACACCTCGTCGCGGCCGGCCTCGAACCGACGGAGGAAACCGTAGGAAACGTACTCTCCGGCTTTACCCGGCTGCCACTGCACACCGACGTGGCCCCTGGTCTGCAAAAGATCCACGAGGCCGGCATTCGCATTGTCACGCTGACGAACGGCGCGGCAGCAATGTCCGAAAACGTGTTCAAGAACGGCGGAATTCTTTCCTTCCTCGAACACCGACTCGACGTCTCGGTGCCGCAACACTGGAAACCGCACCCGGACGCCTACCGGTACGCTGCCGACGTCTGCGGGGTGCCGGTGGAACGGATGGCCCTCGCCGCGGTGCACCCGTGGGACATCGACGGCGCCCGCCGCGCCGGCCTGCAGGGCTACTACATCGACCGCCGGAAAACGCCGTACCCACAGGCCTTCCGCGAGCCGGATCTGACCGTGCCCGATTTCGAGGCGCTGGCGGTGGCGATCAGCAGGTAA
- a CDS encoding TetR/AcrR family transcriptional regulator gives MPDVKHFDEAAALAAVEQLFWRRGSAATGIQDVVAATGLSRSSLYNAFGGKDALYAAAARRYLEHRSRPMFDQLAADGRGLAAVRTFFDKLLRLRLSGEYAGWGCMMANANTESPPDAVRAVLSEHHAVLRDSFVAALTVAQSNDELRSGVEVAGAAEMLTLLAYAINLRSRAGATRAQLKAAVVAALAALAA, from the coding sequence ATGCCGGATGTCAAACACTTCGACGAGGCCGCCGCGCTGGCCGCGGTCGAGCAGTTGTTCTGGCGACGCGGGAGCGCGGCGACCGGGATCCAGGACGTCGTCGCGGCCACCGGGCTGAGCCGGTCGAGCCTGTACAACGCGTTCGGCGGCAAGGACGCGCTCTACGCTGCGGCCGCCCGGCGGTACCTGGAGCACCGGTCGCGGCCGATGTTCGACCAGCTCGCCGCGGACGGACGCGGGCTGGCGGCGGTGCGTACGTTCTTCGACAAGCTGCTGCGGTTACGGCTGTCGGGGGAGTACGCCGGCTGGGGATGCATGATGGCGAACGCGAACACGGAAAGCCCGCCGGACGCCGTACGGGCCGTGCTCTCCGAGCATCACGCCGTACTGCGCGATTCGTTCGTGGCTGCGTTGACTGTTGCTCAGAGCAACGATGAATTGCGGTCCGGGGTGGAGGTGGCCGGGGCGGCGGAAATGCTCACGCTGCTCGCGTACGCGATCAACCTGCGCTCGCGCGCGGGGGCGACGCGGGCGCAGCTCAAGGCTGCCGTGGTTGCCGCCCTGGCCGCGCTCGCGGCCTAG
- a CDS encoding glutathione S-transferase family protein: MTPAQFVQETSSTGEWKRQGNRFTGRISRESSSAPGEGPDEQGRWPVEAGRYRLVVSLACPWAHRSIIVRRLLGLEDAISLAVVDPIRDERGWRFTLDPDDRDPVLGIKFLSEAYLHTDPSYDGRVTVPAIVDTVTGQVVTNDYPQITLDFSTEWTDFHRADAPQLIPADSDTRSEMDQLIEEIFRDVNNGVYRCGFATSQQAYGTAYDDLFARLDVLEDRLKDRTYLLGDTVREVDVRLFTTLVRFDAVYHGHFKCNRQKLTEFPNLWAYARRLYQLPGFGETVDFDQIKRHYYVTHDNINPTRIVPKGPDPRVWTA, from the coding sequence ATGACCCCGGCACAGTTCGTACAGGAGACGTCGTCGACCGGCGAATGGAAGCGGCAGGGCAACAGATTCACCGGCCGGATCAGCCGGGAGTCATCTTCTGCCCCGGGCGAGGGCCCGGACGAGCAGGGCCGCTGGCCGGTCGAAGCGGGCCGGTATCGACTGGTGGTGAGCCTTGCTTGCCCGTGGGCGCACCGTTCGATCATCGTCCGCCGGCTGCTCGGTCTGGAGGACGCGATCAGCCTCGCGGTCGTGGACCCGATCCGGGACGAGCGCGGCTGGCGGTTCACCCTCGACCCCGACGACCGCGACCCGGTGCTCGGCATCAAGTTCCTGTCCGAGGCCTACCTGCACACCGACCCGTCGTACGACGGCCGCGTGACTGTGCCCGCGATCGTCGACACGGTGACCGGCCAGGTGGTCACGAACGACTACCCGCAGATCACGCTCGACTTCTCCACGGAGTGGACCGACTTCCACCGCGCGGACGCACCGCAGCTGATCCCGGCGGACAGTGACACCAGGTCCGAGATGGACCAGCTGATCGAAGAGATCTTCCGCGACGTGAACAACGGCGTCTACCGCTGCGGTTTCGCGACCAGCCAACAGGCGTACGGGACGGCGTACGACGACCTGTTCGCCCGGCTCGACGTACTCGAGGACCGGCTGAAGGACCGTACGTACCTGCTCGGCGACACGGTCCGCGAGGTCGACGTCCGGCTGTTCACGACGCTCGTCCGCTTCGACGCGGTGTACCACGGCCACTTCAAGTGCAACCGCCAGAAGCTCACCGAGTTCCCGAACCTGTGGGCGTACGCACGCCGCCTGTACCAGCTGCCCGGCTTCGGCGAGACCGTCGACTTCGACCAGATCAAGCGGCACTACTACGTCACTCACGACAACATCAACCCGACGCGGATCGTCCCGAAGGGCCCGGATCCGCGCGTCTGGACGGCCTAG
- a CDS encoding GntR family transcriptional regulator: MARPRNNPGDLAELPTELRTDRPKGDQIREILENLTRSLAVGTVLPSERVLAERFGVARMTVRQEVDRVVAEGLAARRPGGGTFVAEPRPSRMLASSFTQDMINRGIEPGAKVLEHRVGAADEHLARELEEPIGTPVLHLVRLRTADGDPMAIERTTLSLNRYPGLDEIDFAEKSLYTVLATRYGVTLGMVSASIVAAPPEPSDAELLEIDSTTPCLIITSAPRTASDQVIEFGISTYRSDRYDITVAYRAT; this comes from the coding sequence ATGGCCCGCCCACGGAACAACCCAGGCGACCTCGCCGAGCTCCCCACCGAGCTCCGCACGGACCGCCCGAAGGGTGACCAGATTCGCGAGATTCTGGAGAACCTCACCCGCTCGCTGGCCGTCGGCACCGTGCTGCCGTCCGAGCGCGTCCTCGCCGAACGCTTCGGCGTGGCCCGGATGACCGTCCGGCAGGAGGTCGACCGGGTGGTCGCCGAGGGCCTGGCCGCCCGCCGCCCCGGCGGCGGCACCTTCGTCGCCGAACCGCGTCCGTCCCGGATGCTCGCCTCGTCGTTCACCCAGGACATGATCAACCGCGGCATCGAGCCCGGCGCCAAGGTCCTCGAACACCGCGTCGGTGCCGCCGACGAACACCTCGCCCGCGAACTCGAGGAACCGATCGGCACCCCCGTCCTGCACCTCGTCCGCCTCCGCACCGCCGACGGCGACCCGATGGCGATCGAACGCACCACCCTCTCCCTGAACCGCTACCCCGGCCTCGACGAAATCGACTTCGCCGAGAAGTCCTTGTACACGGTCCTCGCCACCCGGTACGGCGTAACGCTGGGCATGGTCTCCGCCTCGATCGTCGCCGCCCCACCGGAACCGTCCGACGCCGAACTCCTCGAGATCGACAGCACCACCCCCTGCCTCATCATCACCTCAGCCCCCCGCACCGCCTCCGATCAGGTCATCGAGTTCGGCATCTCCACGTACCGCTCAGACCGCTACGACATAACCGTCGCCTACCGCGCCACCTGA
- a CDS encoding sugar isomerase domain-containing protein translates to MAGAEEYLDKALAIAHRAAETQLGPIRIAAGLVADALADGRTFWVFGTGHSHTLAEELYGRAGGLADVRAILEPGLMLHEGLQKSSLLERLPGLAEVLLEVNPLEAGDVLLIASNSGRNAVPVEFALGARERGVRVIALTSLAHSNATPSRAPNGQRLFETADVVIDNCGVPGDALITVPGTPDPTGATSTLVGALLLQALTVEVVTRLTDRGQPPKVLRSLNV, encoded by the coding sequence ATGGCTGGGGCCGAGGAGTACTTGGACAAGGCGTTGGCGATCGCGCACCGAGCGGCCGAGACGCAGCTAGGACCGATCCGCATCGCCGCCGGGCTGGTCGCCGACGCGCTTGCCGACGGCCGGACGTTCTGGGTGTTCGGGACGGGCCACAGCCACACGCTGGCCGAGGAGCTGTACGGGCGCGCGGGCGGGCTGGCCGACGTACGCGCCATCCTCGAACCCGGCCTGATGCTGCACGAGGGCCTGCAGAAAAGCTCCCTCCTCGAGCGGCTGCCCGGACTTGCCGAGGTCCTGCTGGAGGTCAACCCGCTCGAAGCCGGCGACGTACTGCTGATCGCCTCCAACTCCGGGCGCAACGCCGTACCGGTCGAGTTCGCGTTGGGCGCTCGGGAACGGGGTGTTCGCGTGATCGCGCTGACGTCGTTGGCCCACTCGAACGCCACCCCCTCCAGAGCCCCCAACGGCCAACGCCTCTTCGAAACCGCCGACGTAGTAATAGACAACTGCGGCGTCCCCGGCGACGCCCTGATCACCGTCCCCGGTACGCCCGACCCCACCGGCGCCACGTCCACACTGGTAGGAGCCCTCCTCCTCCAGGCCCTCACCGTGGAAGTAGTCACCCGCCTGACAGACCGAGGCCAACCACCCAAGGTCCTACGCAGCCTGAACGTATAG
- a CDS encoding NAD(P)-dependent oxidoreductase, with product MSKILVIGARGRAGSAAVAEARERGHQVVGVARTAGTGLLVGDVLDAGRVAELAAGQDAVIAGVYDAAPDFFPRASRALVDGLTKAGVQRLVWVGLASVVPTTVGPLVLARYPEEYHSLFLGHRAALDVFAESSLDWVSIAPSGDFDHADPSRKGHYRAARPDARALISYADFAVALVDEADQPTRHREAFGVLV from the coding sequence GTGAGCAAGATTCTGGTCATCGGCGCACGAGGACGGGCCGGCTCGGCAGCGGTCGCGGAGGCGCGGGAACGCGGCCACCAGGTCGTCGGCGTCGCGCGAACTGCCGGCACTGGGCTTCTGGTTGGGGACGTGCTGGATGCGGGGCGGGTCGCGGAGTTGGCGGCCGGGCAGGATGCCGTGATCGCAGGCGTGTACGACGCTGCGCCCGACTTCTTCCCGCGGGCGTCGCGGGCGCTCGTCGACGGATTGACCAAGGCGGGCGTACAGCGGCTCGTCTGGGTCGGGTTGGCGTCGGTGGTGCCGACCACGGTCGGCCCGCTGGTGCTCGCAAGGTATCCGGAGGAGTACCACTCGCTGTTCCTCGGTCACCGGGCCGCACTGGACGTGTTCGCGGAGTCGTCCCTCGACTGGGTCTCGATCGCCCCGTCCGGAGACTTCGACCACGCGGACCCGTCCCGGAAGGGCCACTATCGCGCCGCGCGGCCGGACGCGCGGGCGCTGATCTCGTACGCCGACTTCGCGGTCGCGCTCGTCGACGAGGCGGACCAACCGACCCGGCACCGGGAGGCGTTCGGCGTACTGGTCTAG
- a CDS encoding winged helix-turn-helix transcriptional regulator — protein sequence MVALRADMFDEICPSTVLPFRIGGDKWAGMILRCLADGPRRYSELRIPLARISPKMLTQSLRALERDGLISRTEYERRVSYELTALGRSLLEPLRALCDWAEEHWDELLDARESAPAIRGHGQ from the coding sequence ATGGTTGCCCTGCGCGCGGACATGTTCGACGAGATCTGCCCGTCGACCGTGCTGCCGTTTCGGATCGGCGGCGACAAGTGGGCGGGGATGATCCTGCGCTGCCTGGCGGACGGCCCGCGGCGATACTCCGAACTCCGCATCCCGCTCGCGCGGATCAGCCCGAAGATGCTGACCCAGTCGCTGCGCGCGCTCGAGCGGGACGGTTTGATCAGCAGGACGGAGTACGAACGCCGCGTCAGTTACGAGCTCACCGCGCTGGGCCGCAGCCTGCTGGAGCCGCTCCGCGCCCTCTGCGACTGGGCCGAGGAACACTGGGACGAACTCCTCGACGCGCGCGAATCAGCTCCAGCAATTCGTGGGCACGGCCAATAG
- a CDS encoding MarR family winged helix-turn-helix transcriptional regulator — MDEQTPSALTQLPSWLLTQSAAQAQRIVAESFAAGGARAYHFRLLATLVEFGPASQAELGRRSSIDRSDVVAALNELENDGYVERSPDPADGRRNVITITTAGKRHQRRLTTLVGKAQEEIFGALSATDRTRLTAILTKLLSHHQG, encoded by the coding sequence GTGGATGAGCAGACGCCGAGCGCCCTGACCCAATTGCCGAGCTGGTTGCTGACCCAGAGTGCTGCCCAGGCGCAGCGGATTGTCGCCGAGTCGTTCGCGGCCGGCGGCGCGCGGGCGTACCACTTCCGCCTGCTCGCGACGCTGGTGGAGTTCGGGCCGGCCAGCCAGGCGGAGCTCGGGCGGCGCAGTTCGATCGACCGCAGCGATGTTGTTGCCGCGCTCAACGAGCTGGAGAACGACGGGTACGTCGAGCGCAGCCCGGACCCGGCCGACGGCCGCCGCAACGTCATCACGATCACCACGGCCGGCAAGCGGCACCAGCGCCGCCTGACGACGCTCGTCGGCAAGGCGCAGGAGGAGATCTTCGGCGCGCTGTCGGCCACCGACCGCACCCGCCTGACCGCGATCCTCACCAAGCTCCTGAGCCACCACCAGGGGTAA